From Nitrospirota bacterium, a single genomic window includes:
- a CDS encoding formate dehydrogenase accessory protein FdhE, whose product MTSSTATIKRLMRERPHLREPLQFYRRVCELWRAAVPDDLSQALVPPDERPLRLAKGLPLLDPPRLIAADLRHTAETLTRLLALLRARNPGLARASDALNAALGEGPERARALARWVGGQEAPLPPDVPREFAGYALRLALRPSLAALLPTLRETFTDRAWNHPVCPLCGFPPAMAEERDRDRRFFCSLCPADWIYTVSACPFCGNATEQHLACAVEDVEPGYHIAICTRCHGYLKTAHPHEMGREIDPPLEDLLTVPLDHAAQRDGYRSPIETAAAVAGVSPAR is encoded by the coding sequence ATGACGTCGTCGACCGCGACCATCAAACGCTTGATGCGCGAGCGTCCTCATCTCCGCGAACCGCTGCAGTTTTACCGTCGGGTCTGCGAGCTGTGGCGCGCCGCGGTGCCCGACGATCTCAGCCAGGCGTTGGTGCCGCCGGATGAACGACCCCTGCGACTGGCCAAAGGGTTGCCGCTGCTCGACCCTCCGCGGCTGATTGCCGCCGACCTCCGGCACACCGCGGAGACGCTGACCCGGTTGCTCGCGCTCCTGCGCGCGAGAAACCCCGGGCTGGCCCGGGCCAGCGACGCGCTGAACGCGGCCCTGGGCGAGGGCCCCGAGCGAGCCCGCGCGCTCGCTCGCTGGGTGGGCGGACAGGAGGCGCCGCTCCCGCCCGACGTGCCGCGCGAGTTTGCGGGGTATGCCCTCCGGCTCGCGCTGCGTCCGTCGCTCGCCGCCCTGCTGCCGACGCTGCGGGAGACATTTACGGATCGCGCGTGGAATCATCCTGTGTGCCCGTTGTGCGGCTTTCCGCCCGCGATGGCCGAAGAACGGGATCGCGACCGTCGGTTCTTCTGCAGCCTCTGCCCCGCGGACTGGATTTATACCGTATCCGCCTGTCCGTTCTGCGGCAACGCGACCGAGCAACACCTGGCGTGCGCGGTGGAGGACGTGGAACCCGGCTATCACATCGCGATCTGCACCCGCTGTCACGGCTATCTGAAGACCGCCCATCCCCACGAGATGGGACGTGAGATCGATCCTCCGCTCGAAGACCTCTTGACCGTTCCGCTCGACCACGCGGCGCAGCGAGACGGTTACCGGTCTCCGATCGAGACCGCCGCTGCGGTGGCCGGTGTCTCTCCCGCTCGCTGA
- a CDS encoding TldD/PmbA family protein: MVLDRELVEALLDKARRLGAADADVIAVEGTTFSTRVRLGQIDRLEQARERRLGFRAIIDQRTAVSSTADLSPESLNQLVAETCTRAALMAPDPHAGLPPPGTGVTAIPDLDLWDGAYGDPPAEEKVELARVAEAAALAYDPRISNSEGAEFDQGQSDIVYADTNGVFGNYRSSSFSLSVVAIAGRGDAMQRDYWYSAKRKFRLLDPPDVIGKVAAQRAVARLGARKMPTQDAPVVFDPQMAARLVSAVATAASGYSLYKNASYLGGALGQVIASPLVTIIDDGTIPMGLGSKPFDGEGLPTRRTVLVEKGTLTSYLLDTYSAKKLGLSPTGNAARGVGDPPSVSPTNCYLMAGTSSPREIIGSVRSGLYVTQLIGFGVNTVTGDYSQGAAGLWIENGELAFPVEEITIAGNLKHIFRDIEMVGSDLEFRSRISAPTVKVASMTIAGT; encoded by the coding sequence ATGGTCCTGGATCGTGAGCTCGTCGAGGCCCTGCTCGACAAGGCCCGCCGCCTCGGCGCGGCGGACGCCGACGTCATCGCGGTCGAAGGCACCACGTTTTCGACCCGCGTCCGCCTGGGGCAGATCGACCGACTGGAACAGGCCCGCGAACGCCGCTTGGGCTTTCGTGCGATCATCGACCAGCGAACCGCGGTGAGCTCCACTGCGGATCTTTCGCCCGAGTCGCTCAACCAGTTGGTTGCGGAAACCTGCACCCGTGCGGCGCTGATGGCGCCGGACCCGCACGCGGGCCTTCCCCCGCCGGGGACGGGGGTCACCGCGATTCCCGACCTGGATCTGTGGGACGGGGCCTACGGCGACCCGCCGGCCGAGGAGAAAGTCGAGCTGGCCCGCGTGGCCGAGGCCGCTGCGTTGGCCTACGATCCGCGGATCAGCAACTCGGAGGGCGCCGAGTTCGACCAAGGCCAATCGGACATCGTCTACGCCGACACCAACGGCGTCTTCGGGAATTACCGCAGCTCCTCGTTCTCCCTGTCGGTCGTGGCGATCGCCGGACGCGGCGACGCGATGCAACGCGACTACTGGTACTCGGCGAAGCGCAAGTTCCGCCTGCTGGATCCCCCGGACGTCATCGGGAAGGTGGCGGCGCAACGGGCCGTGGCTCGATTGGGCGCGCGCAAGATGCCCACGCAGGACGCCCCGGTGGTGTTCGATCCCCAGATGGCGGCCCGGTTGGTGAGCGCGGTGGCGACCGCCGCGTCCGGGTACTCGCTGTACAAGAATGCGTCGTACCTCGGCGGGGCGTTGGGGCAGGTGATCGCGTCCCCGCTGGTGACCATCATCGACGACGGCACGATTCCCATGGGACTGGGTTCGAAACCCTTCGACGGCGAGGGCTTGCCCACGCGGCGAACGGTTCTGGTCGAGAAGGGCACGTTGACCAGCTACCTGCTCGACACCTATTCCGCCAAGAAGCTCGGTCTGAGCCCGACCGGCAACGCGGCGCGCGGGGTGGGCGACCCGCCGAGCGTGTCGCCCACCAACTGCTACCTGATGGCTGGAACCTCATCGCCCCGGGAGATCATCGGGTCGGTCCGGTCCGGGTTGTACGTCACCCAGTTGATCGGCTTCGGGGTCAACACCGTGACCGGCGATTATTCCCAGGGTGCTGCCGGCCTGTGGATCGAAAACGGAGAACTCGCGTTTCCGGTGGAAGAAATCACCATCGCCGGGAATTTGAAGCACATCTTCCGCGACATTGAGATGGTCGGCAGCGACTTGGAGTTTCGCTCGCGAATTTCCGCGCCGACGGTCAAAGTCGCCTCAATGACCATCGCGGGGACCTAG
- the modB gene encoding molybdate ABC transporter permease subunit, translating to MIDLTAVGVTLRLAGTTVLVLLIVGTPIAWWLAQTRSRTKTVVEAVVALPLVLPPTVLGFYLLMALGPHGLLGGTWERITGSTLAFTFSGLVVGSAVYSLPFVVQPLQGAFEAIGREPLEAAWSLRASRLDAFFTVASPMAFRGYLSGIVLGFAHTMGEFGVVLMIGGSIPGKTQVLSTALFDHVEALEYGRAHALSAFMLIVSFAILLSVYLVDRRLPIRAS from the coding sequence GTGATCGATTTGACGGCTGTAGGCGTCACGTTGCGTCTGGCTGGCACCACGGTGCTCGTGCTCTTGATCGTTGGCACCCCGATTGCCTGGTGGCTGGCTCAGACTCGGTCGCGGACAAAGACCGTGGTGGAGGCCGTGGTGGCCCTTCCCCTCGTACTCCCGCCGACGGTACTAGGGTTTTATCTGCTGATGGCGTTGGGACCTCACGGCCTGCTCGGCGGTACGTGGGAGCGCATCACCGGGTCGACGCTGGCGTTTACGTTTTCTGGGTTGGTCGTCGGTTCGGCAGTGTATTCACTGCCGTTTGTGGTCCAGCCGCTGCAAGGGGCGTTCGAAGCGATCGGACGAGAGCCCTTGGAAGCTGCGTGGTCGTTGCGCGCCTCGCGACTCGACGCGTTCTTCACGGTCGCCTCGCCCATGGCGTTCCGGGGTTACCTCAGCGGGATCGTGTTGGGGTTCGCCCACACCATGGGAGAATTCGGCGTGGTGTTGATGATCGGGGGGTCTATTCCCGGGAAGACCCAAGTCTTGTCCACCGCGCTGTTCGACCACGTGGAGGCGCTGGAATACGGGCGGGCGCACGCGTTGTCCGCATTCATGTTGATCGTGTCGTTTGCGATCCTGTTGAGCGTGTACCTCGTGGATCGGCGTCTTCCGATCCGCGCGTCATGA
- a CDS encoding tetratricopeptide repeat protein has product MAWIVRSVPVLVGALAVLLYAESLQSPFQYDDWFTAVASSPDQLPAGRALPSDPERFRPVTTASRAVDHAWELVWPDAVRRFPALGFHLTSILLHGAASVLVWWVVRLWWSDPLVAAVAAALFAVHPFNAEAANYISARSSVLAACAELLALGAYTLWRTGRGRGWWVAAFAGSAAALGAKESAITLPALLWLAEAAVIAPTDTWRARASRLWPWGVLVAGYVAVRFGFVTDVSGGFDYSAGDRIEALAVGLWVVGLAARDFWWPWFLSAEHGIDTLRGAAAWGVVGIAFATLVLGVWAWQQRERARHTGISLAAFGALWWVLAALPPLALPFITHVALYQEHRYYLAGVGFVAAIGWFTARGGRTLANRTGTTLPVVIAAGVLAGLSLMSHSRTVLWKSEVALWTDATEKAPRSPLAYAMLGAAYLGQDRPDLAVTPLERATVLDPRYPLAATNLGAAYAKLDRWEEAVIQYRRALAIDPEYHLARSNLTLAYQRAGRWSEAIAEYEILARQLGETSDLRLRIGALALQAGDMDRAEASFKLALADDSAAYAAWFNLGLVEDRRGFAPKAEEYFRRALALNPADPDVHYRLGVLAARSGRADEAVRAFENALARHPGHALAHYDLARVVDALGRRDEAAVHYRRFLEAAPPDPVWEPARREVTARLVSLGASPGTGEPLPRAIQ; this is encoded by the coding sequence ATGGCGTGGATTGTCAGGTCGGTGCCGGTGCTCGTCGGGGCGCTGGCGGTTCTGCTGTACGCCGAAAGCCTTCAAAGCCCGTTTCAGTACGACGATTGGTTCACCGCTGTTGCCTCGAGTCCGGATCAGCTTCCGGCCGGTCGGGCCCTGCCCAGCGATCCGGAACGATTTCGCCCCGTGACCACGGCTTCGCGGGCCGTGGACCACGCGTGGGAACTGGTGTGGCCGGACGCGGTGCGGCGGTTCCCAGCCCTGGGGTTTCATCTCACCAGCATCCTCCTCCACGGCGCCGCGTCGGTGTTGGTGTGGTGGGTGGTGCGTTTGTGGTGGAGCGATCCGCTCGTGGCTGCGGTTGCGGCCGCGCTGTTTGCCGTGCATCCGTTCAACGCGGAAGCCGCCAACTATATCAGCGCCCGATCATCGGTGCTCGCGGCCTGTGCCGAGTTGCTCGCCCTCGGGGCCTACACGCTCTGGCGGACGGGGCGCGGCCGTGGGTGGTGGGTTGCGGCGTTCGCCGGCTCCGCAGCGGCGTTGGGAGCCAAGGAGTCCGCCATCACGTTGCCGGCCTTGTTGTGGCTGGCCGAGGCCGCGGTGATTGCGCCCACCGACACGTGGCGAGCCCGGGCCTCGCGGCTGTGGCCTTGGGGCGTCTTGGTCGCGGGGTACGTGGCGGTGCGGTTCGGGTTTGTGACCGATGTGAGCGGCGGTTTTGATTATTCGGCGGGCGATCGGATCGAGGCGCTGGCTGTGGGTTTGTGGGTCGTGGGGCTGGCCGCCCGGGACTTCTGGTGGCCCTGGTTTCTGAGCGCGGAACACGGGATCGACACCCTACGCGGTGCCGCGGCGTGGGGTGTGGTGGGGATCGCGTTCGCCACGCTCGTGCTCGGGGTCTGGGCATGGCAGCAACGGGAGCGGGCCCGCCATACCGGGATCAGCCTCGCGGCGTTCGGTGCCTTATGGTGGGTGTTGGCGGCGCTCCCCCCGCTCGCGTTGCCGTTCATCACCCACGTCGCGCTGTATCAGGAGCATCGGTACTACCTTGCAGGGGTGGGATTCGTCGCCGCGATCGGGTGGTTCACGGCGCGCGGAGGGCGAACGCTCGCCAACCGAACCGGCACGACGCTTCCCGTTGTTATTGCGGCGGGCGTGCTCGCGGGCCTGTCGTTGATGAGCCACTCCCGGACCGTGTTGTGGAAGTCCGAGGTCGCTTTGTGGACCGACGCGACTGAGAAGGCACCTCGCAGCCCGCTCGCGTATGCGATGCTCGGCGCGGCGTATCTGGGCCAGGATCGGCCTGACCTCGCGGTCACACCGCTTGAGCGCGCGACGGTTCTCGACCCAAGGTATCCCCTCGCTGCGACCAATCTGGGCGCGGCCTATGCAAAGCTCGACCGGTGGGAGGAAGCCGTCATCCAGTACCGTCGAGCCCTTGCCATTGACCCCGAGTACCACCTGGCGCGAAGCAACCTGACCCTCGCGTACCAGCGCGCGGGCCGATGGAGTGAGGCGATCGCTGAATACGAGATCCTCGCCCGGCAACTCGGCGAGACCAGCGACCTTCGACTTCGGATCGGGGCGCTGGCCCTGCAAGCGGGAGACATGGACCGAGCCGAAGCCTCTTTCAAGCTGGCCCTGGCCGATGATTCCGCGGCGTACGCCGCGTGGTTCAACCTGGGGTTGGTGGAGGACCGTCGCGGGTTCGCCCCCAAGGCGGAGGAGTATTTCCGGCGCGCGCTGGCCCTCAATCCTGCCGATCCCGACGTGCACTACCGACTCGGCGTGTTGGCGGCGCGATCGGGACGAGCCGATGAGGCGGTTCGGGCCTTTGAAAACGCTTTGGCGCGCCACCCCGGTCACGCGCTGGCGCACTACGACCTCGCGCGGGTCGTGGACGCGTTGGGACGCCGCGATGAGGCTGCGGTCCACTATCGACGGTTTCTGGAAGCCGCGCCCCCGGATCCGGTTTGGGAGCCGGCGCGACGCGAGGTGACGGCGCGCCTGGTCTCCTTGGGAGCGTCGCCCGGCACTGGCGAGCCGTTGCCTCGCGCCATTCAATAA
- a CDS encoding c(7)-type cytochrome triheme domain-containing protein: protein MIDRSPEAGGAGAFPVVIALGLAVLVGGCRSAPQSGKTPLEIALEAVTAPAEGETPVLPPGVVLPGEATEGSSPEALGVPSQDPAEAAAGLTEELHPLAFAFLPQTDQGYVDWVAAVDFGVIRPLDSLDAKAKVLEPMDFNVIFPVKGDLPDVVYPHYGHTLWLDCKNCHPNIFVMRAGANRVTMEGIAKGEFCGRCHGKVAFSLADCNRCHSRPKPGKPYIIPRASG from the coding sequence TTGATCGATAGAAGTCCCGAGGCCGGAGGCGCGGGCGCGTTTCCCGTCGTCATTGCGCTCGGTCTGGCGGTGCTGGTCGGAGGATGCCGCAGCGCACCCCAGTCAGGCAAGACACCGCTCGAGATTGCGCTGGAGGCGGTAACCGCTCCGGCGGAAGGGGAGACCCCGGTTCTCCCGCCGGGAGTGGTGTTGCCCGGCGAAGCGACAGAAGGCTCGTCGCCCGAGGCGCTCGGCGTACCGTCCCAGGACCCGGCGGAAGCCGCGGCAGGGCTGACCGAGGAACTCCACCCGCTGGCGTTCGCCTTCCTCCCTCAGACCGACCAGGGATACGTGGATTGGGTGGCCGCGGTGGATTTCGGCGTCATCCGACCGCTGGACTCACTCGACGCCAAGGCCAAGGTGCTCGAGCCCATGGACTTCAACGTGATCTTCCCGGTCAAGGGGGACCTTCCCGACGTGGTCTACCCGCACTACGGGCACACCCTATGGCTCGATTGTAAGAACTGTCACCCGAATATCTTCGTGATGCGCGCGGGCGCCAACCGCGTCACCATGGAAGGGATCGCCAAGGGAGAGTTCTGCGGGCGCTGCCACGGCAAGGTGGCGTTCTCGCTGGCGGACTGCAATCGCTGCCATTCCCGCCCCAAACCAGGTAAGCCGTACATTATCCCGCGCGCCAGCGGGTAG
- a CDS encoding TOBE domain-containing protein: MTAREAARYLRLTLPTFYRYLWSGKIPSTKIGGRYRFKTSLLDQWLGKRPEGEAISGRNQLPGTVSAIKRDAILAQVNLDVGEYRITAVITRDALDALDLKVGDRAVALIKATEVMVIRAN; encoded by the coding sequence TTGACCGCCCGGGAAGCGGCCCGTTACCTTCGGCTCACGCTGCCGACGTTTTATCGGTACCTTTGGTCGGGCAAGATCCCGAGCACCAAAATCGGAGGCCGGTATCGCTTCAAAACGTCGCTGCTGGATCAGTGGTTGGGCAAGCGGCCGGAGGGCGAAGCGATCAGCGGCCGAAACCAGTTGCCCGGCACGGTGTCGGCGATCAAGCGGGACGCCATCCTGGCGCAGGTGAACCTCGATGTCGGGGAGTACCGGATTACCGCGGTCATCACCAGGGACGCGCTGGATGCTTTGGATCTCAAGGTCGGCGACCGGGCGGTGGCGTTGATCAAAGCCACCGAAGTGATGGTGATTCGCGCGAACTAA
- the modC gene encoding molybdenum ABC transporter ATP-binding protein encodes MSRLAARFDVAHPSFRLQVHLDVPATGVTAVFGPSGAGKTTLLRCLSGLERSASGFMRLGDEVWQDESRGLYTPIARRAVGYVFQEPRLFPHLSVRSNLRYGLERTPPAERRLTLQRVAEILDLARLLDRRPHTLSGGEKQRVAIGRALLTSPRLLLLDEPLTGLDPPRKREVLAFITRVRRELDVPIVYVSHVVSEIVQLADRVVLLRDGRVVTVGTLNQVFSSPGFSEMSEPHQVGAVIEARVAGHEPEFDLTRLALSHQTLYVPLQPLDVGTRLRVHVHSRDVAVALGPPGTPISVLNVLEAAVVAIRDGSGGSVDVTLDVGEVVIARITRKSLLTLRLTPGQRVWAYIKAVALHEEIRD; translated from the coding sequence ATGAGCCGGCTTGCCGCACGGTTTGACGTCGCTCACCCGAGCTTTCGCCTGCAGGTCCATCTCGACGTGCCGGCAACCGGCGTGACCGCCGTGTTCGGACCATCGGGTGCGGGCAAAACCACCTTGCTCCGCTGCTTGTCCGGCCTGGAACGGTCAGCCAGCGGGTTCATGCGGCTGGGTGACGAAGTTTGGCAAGACGAGTCTCGGGGCCTGTACACGCCCATTGCTCGTCGCGCGGTCGGCTATGTGTTCCAGGAACCGCGGCTGTTCCCCCATCTGAGCGTCCGGTCCAATCTCCGATACGGGCTCGAGCGAACGCCGCCAGCCGAACGCAGGCTGACCCTGCAGCGTGTCGCCGAGATCCTCGACCTCGCCCGCCTGTTGGATCGCCGCCCGCACACGTTATCGGGCGGGGAGAAACAACGCGTGGCGATCGGGCGGGCCTTGTTGACCAGCCCTCGCTTGTTGCTTCTCGACGAGCCGCTGACAGGGTTGGATCCTCCGCGTAAGCGGGAAGTCCTGGCGTTCATCACCCGGGTGCGCCGGGAGTTGGACGTCCCGATCGTGTACGTGAGTCACGTCGTGAGCGAAATCGTCCAACTCGCGGATCGAGTCGTGTTGCTTCGGGACGGAAGAGTCGTGACCGTGGGCACACTCAACCAGGTGTTCTCATCCCCCGGGTTTTCTGAGATGTCGGAGCCCCATCAGGTCGGCGCGGTGATCGAGGCGCGCGTTGCGGGCCACGAACCGGAATTCGACCTCACCAGGCTGGCGCTCAGCCACCAAACCCTGTACGTGCCGCTCCAACCCCTGGACGTCGGAACCCGGCTGCGCGTACACGTCCATTCGCGCGACGTGGCCGTGGCGCTTGGTCCGCCCGGAACGCCGATCAGCGTGCTCAACGTGCTGGAAGCCGCCGTGGTGGCGATCCGGGACGGATCCGGTGGATCGGTCGATGTCACCCTGGATGTCGGCGAGGTCGTGATCGCCCGCATCACCAGAAAATCGTTGCTCACCCTGCGTCTCACGCCCGGACAGCGGGTCTGGGCTTACATCAAGGCGGTGGCACTGCATGAAGAAATCAGGGACTGA
- the queG gene encoding tRNA epoxyqueuosine(34) reductase QueG: MSLPLAEAIKRQARVLGFSGVGIASAAPLPEHQRRFRRYLAEGRHGGMAYLAQEPDRRENPARLLPGAKSVISLAVPYYQGDHGAPPADPCGRVARYAWGRDYHQATESRLEALKAFILERAPGAAIRCAVDHAPILERAYAQQAGVGFIGKHTLLITPDHGSWVLLAELITDLELDPDEPGFTQCGTCTRCLDACPTGALTEPFHLDATRCIAYLTIEHKGEAPTELSREVGDWLFGCDICQEACPYNRIAALPPAFPELHRDAGVGPWLSLEDASRPRSHGAFDRRFAASPLHRAGRKGLRRNAHVVRNNQYTGDPLAGAIR; this comes from the coding sequence GTGTCTCTCCCGCTCGCTGAAGCGATCAAGCGCCAAGCCCGGGTTCTGGGATTTTCCGGCGTGGGCATTGCGTCGGCCGCGCCGTTGCCCGAACACCAACGCCGCTTCCGGCGGTATCTTGCCGAGGGGCGTCACGGCGGCATGGCGTACCTCGCCCAGGAGCCCGACCGCCGTGAAAATCCCGCGCGCCTGCTGCCAGGAGCCAAGAGCGTGATCTCGCTCGCGGTTCCGTACTACCAGGGCGACCATGGCGCCCCACCCGCCGATCCCTGCGGTCGGGTCGCGCGTTATGCCTGGGGCCGTGACTATCACCAGGCGACCGAGTCCCGACTCGAGGCGTTGAAAGCCTTCATCCTCGAGCGTGCCCCCGGTGCCGCGATCCGCTGCGCGGTGGACCACGCGCCGATCCTTGAGCGCGCGTACGCGCAGCAGGCGGGCGTCGGGTTCATTGGTAAACACACCTTGCTGATCACACCCGACCACGGGTCGTGGGTGCTGCTGGCTGAACTGATCACCGACCTGGAGCTGGACCCGGACGAGCCCGGGTTCACCCAGTGCGGAACCTGTACCCGCTGCCTGGATGCGTGTCCGACCGGCGCGCTGACCGAACCGTTCCACCTCGACGCGACCCGGTGCATTGCCTACCTGACGATCGAGCACAAGGGCGAGGCGCCGACCGAGCTGAGCCGAGAGGTGGGAGACTGGTTGTTCGGCTGCGATATCTGTCAGGAAGCGTGTCCGTACAACCGCATCGCCGCGTTACCGCCGGCGTTTCCGGAGCTCCATCGCGACGCTGGGGTCGGACCCTGGCTGTCGCTCGAAGACGCATCACGTCCCCGCTCACACGGCGCGTTCGATCGCCGGTTTGCAGCCAGCCCCCTGCACCGCGCCGGACGCAAGGGGTTACGCCGCAACGCGCACGTAGTTCGCAACAATCAGTACACCGGCGACCCCCTCGCGGGCGCGATCCGTTAG
- the tldD gene encoding metalloprotease TldD — protein MTADDLETVMARALARRIDYADLYFEYEVSEGVSLEEGLVKTASRDITQGVGVRALAGDRTGFAYANDISIPQIEIAAQTARSIAADAGGAGDVLPQRVGGPSRDLYPVDHSVLDAPLPARIDLLQEIDRLARAYDPRIQHVMAGISCESKVVLVVTSDGRMVGDVRPLARLNVTCIAQEGGNRQVGSFGGGGRVGFDFFFDQDRWRRFTREAARRAIVNLSARPAPAGTMTVVLGSGWPGILLHEAVGHGLEADFNRKRVSAFSDLLGQRVASELCTIVDDGTIPWRRGSLNVDDEGTPTGRTVLIENGILKGYLQDRLNARLMKMPLTGNGRRESFAHAPMPRMTNTFMLAGHSTPDEIIASVPYGLYAVAFGGGQVDITSGKFVFSASEAYLIEQGRVTHPVKGATLIGNGPDVLKRVSMVGNDLELDAGVGTCGKDGQSVPVGVGLPTIRIDGLTVGGTQG, from the coding sequence CTGACGGCGGACGATCTGGAAACCGTCATGGCGCGGGCGTTGGCTCGGCGGATCGACTACGCCGACTTGTACTTCGAATACGAGGTGTCGGAGGGCGTTTCGCTCGAAGAAGGGTTGGTGAAAACCGCTTCGCGCGATATCACCCAAGGCGTGGGGGTCCGCGCGCTGGCCGGCGATCGCACCGGCTTTGCCTACGCCAACGACATCAGCATTCCGCAAATCGAAATCGCGGCGCAGACCGCGAGGTCCATCGCGGCCGACGCGGGCGGGGCGGGTGACGTGCTGCCGCAACGCGTGGGAGGGCCGTCCCGGGATCTGTATCCGGTGGACCACTCGGTGCTCGACGCGCCGTTACCGGCCCGGATCGATCTGCTCCAGGAAATCGACCGCCTCGCGCGTGCGTACGACCCCCGGATCCAACACGTGATGGCGGGCATTTCGTGTGAATCCAAGGTGGTCCTGGTGGTGACGTCGGACGGGAGGATGGTGGGTGACGTACGTCCGTTGGCGCGGCTCAACGTGACGTGTATCGCCCAGGAGGGCGGCAATCGCCAGGTCGGCAGTTTCGGCGGCGGCGGGCGCGTGGGGTTCGACTTCTTCTTTGACCAGGATCGCTGGCGGCGATTTACGCGCGAGGCGGCCCGTCGCGCGATCGTGAATCTGTCCGCGCGACCGGCGCCGGCGGGGACCATGACCGTGGTGTTGGGGTCGGGTTGGCCCGGGATCTTACTCCACGAAGCCGTGGGCCACGGGCTCGAAGCCGATTTCAATCGCAAACGGGTGTCGGCGTTCTCGGATCTCCTGGGCCAGCGCGTTGCGTCGGAGCTTTGCACGATTGTGGATGACGGGACCATCCCCTGGCGTCGCGGTTCGTTGAACGTGGATGACGAGGGGACCCCCACCGGGCGGACCGTTCTCATCGAAAACGGCATCCTGAAGGGGTATTTGCAGGACAGGCTCAACGCTCGGTTGATGAAGATGCCGCTGACCGGGAACGGGCGTCGGGAGAGTTTTGCGCACGCGCCGATGCCCCGCATGACCAATACCTTCATGTTGGCCGGCCACTCCACTCCCGACGAGATCATCGCGTCCGTGCCGTACGGTCTCTACGCGGTGGCGTTCGGCGGCGGACAAGTGGACATCACGAGCGGGAAGTTCGTGTTCTCGGCGAGCGAGGCCTATCTGATCGAACAGGGACGGGTAACCCATCCGGTCAAAGGGGCCACCCTGATCGGCAACGGTCCGGACGTGCTCAAGCGGGTGTCGATGGTGGGCAACGACCTCGAGTTGGACGCCGGCGTCGGCACCTGCGGCAAAGATGGCCAATCCGTGCCGGTGGGCGTGGGTCTGCCCACCATCCGCATCGACGGACTCACCGTTGGGGGCACGCAAGGCTGA
- the modA gene encoding molybdate ABC transporter substrate-binding protein, which produces MKGVGAVTSLLVVISLAIPARADQVTAAVAANFLPAFRSIAIEFERATGHRVQAIPGSSGRFYGQIRNGAPFDVFFSADQKRPQRLEDEGFAVRGSRFTYAIGRLVLWSPDSALVSGATTLRSGRFKYVAMANPQLAPYGAAAQQVMMNLGLWNQLQPHIVRGESLGQTMGFITSGNAQMGFVALSQVVNSAMNPGGSRWEIPFDLYDPIDQDAVLLAKGRSNVAAGALLEYVRGHDARRIIERFGYGLK; this is translated from the coding sequence ATGAAAGGGGTAGGGGCAGTCACCTCGCTGCTGGTCGTGATCAGCCTGGCGATTCCGGCGCGAGCCGACCAGGTAACGGCCGCGGTCGCCGCCAATTTTCTGCCGGCGTTTCGATCCATCGCGATCGAGTTCGAGCGGGCCACCGGGCATCGGGTCCAGGCGATCCCGGGCTCCAGCGGGAGGTTCTACGGCCAGATCAGGAACGGCGCCCCGTTCGATGTGTTTTTCTCGGCTGATCAGAAACGACCGCAGCGGCTGGAAGACGAGGGGTTCGCGGTGCGGGGCAGCCGTTTTACCTACGCGATCGGGCGGCTTGTCCTGTGGAGCCCGGACTCGGCGTTGGTCAGCGGGGCGACGACGTTGCGTTCCGGGCGCTTCAAATACGTCGCCATGGCCAATCCGCAGCTCGCGCCTTACGGCGCCGCCGCCCAACAGGTCATGATGAACCTCGGGTTGTGGAACCAATTGCAGCCCCACATCGTTCGCGGCGAGAGCCTCGGGCAGACCATGGGGTTCATCACCTCCGGCAATGCCCAGATGGGATTCGTGGCGCTGTCACAGGTCGTGAATTCTGCGATGAATCCTGGCGGCAGCCGTTGGGAGATTCCGTTCGACCTATACGATCCGATTGACCAGGACGCCGTGCTGTTAGCCAAAGGCCGTTCCAACGTCGCGGCGGGAGCCTTGTTGGAGTATGTTCGCGGGCACGATGCCCGTCGGATCATTGAACGCTTCGGCTACGGGTTGAAGTAG
- a CDS encoding plastocyanin/azurin family copper-binding protein, which translates to MTRARSILAALVMGVGIGLWPFASSQGQQERVFDVVIAKDSYAFDPPRIAIEVGDTVRWLNEDTRRHLTSSIPGYGPDENLEIFCEDLHAGKTCAHTFTKPGRYPYFCFVHNRMQGEVVVVDR; encoded by the coding sequence ATGACGCGCGCTCGGAGCATCCTTGCGGCTCTCGTCATGGGCGTCGGCATCGGGTTGTGGCCGTTCGCTTCGTCCCAAGGCCAGCAAGAGCGGGTGTTCGACGTCGTGATTGCGAAGGACAGTTACGCGTTCGATCCGCCTCGCATTGCGATCGAGGTCGGCGACACCGTGCGCTGGCTCAATGAGGACACCCGCCGGCACCTGACCTCGAGCATCCCAGGTTACGGGCCCGACGAGAACCTCGAGATCTTTTGCGAAGACCTTCATGCCGGAAAGACCTGCGCTCACACCTTCACGAAACCGGGTCGGTATCCATACTTTTGTTTCGTGCACAACCGGATGCAAGGCGAGGTCGTGGTCGTTGATCGATAG